In Paenibacillus sp. J23TS9, a single genomic region encodes these proteins:
- a CDS encoding histidine triad nucleotide-binding protein, producing the protein MDCLFCKISEGSIPSQKVFENERILVFKDIQPAAPVHVLVIPKKHIASMNEVEEQDLALIAEMHQVAQQVAKDLGVADSGYRLINNCGPDSGQAVHHIHYHLLGGAKLGALTGISDSHE; encoded by the coding sequence ATGGACTGTCTCTTTTGCAAAATTTCCGAGGGCAGCATTCCTTCACAAAAGGTGTTTGAAAATGAAAGAATCCTGGTGTTCAAGGATATTCAGCCTGCGGCACCTGTGCATGTACTGGTTATTCCCAAAAAACATATTGCTTCCATGAACGAAGTGGAGGAGCAGGATCTGGCGTTGATCGCGGAAATGCATCAGGTTGCCCAGCAGGTAGCAAAGGATCTTGGAGTGGCAGATTCCGGTTACCGTCTTATTAATAACTGCGGACCGGACAGCGGACAAGCTGTGCATCATATCCATTATCACCTGCTTGGAGGGGCCAAATTAGGCGCTCTGACAGGCATTTCAGATTCGCATGAATAG
- the rpsU gene encoding 30S ribosomal protein S21 produces the protein MSETKVRKNESIDAALRRFKRSIAKDGVLAEVKKRKHYEKPSVKRKKKSEAARKRKF, from the coding sequence GTGTCTGAAACTAAAGTTCGCAAAAACGAGTCTATTGATGCTGCACTTCGCCGCTTTAAGCGCTCCATCGCAAAGGATGGTGTATTGGCTGAGGTGAAGAAACGCAAGCATTATGAGAAGCCAAGCGTGAAGCGCAAGAAAAAGTCCGAGGCTGCTCGTAAGAGAAAGTTTTAG